In the genome of Pongo pygmaeus isolate AG05252 chromosome 9, NHGRI_mPonPyg2-v2.0_pri, whole genome shotgun sequence, one region contains:
- the LOC129009047 gene encoding olfactory receptor 8B12, whose translation MAAKNSSVTEFILKGLTDQLGLRIPLFFLFLGFYMVTVVGNLGLITLIGLTSHLHTPMYFFLFNLSLIDFCFSTTITPKMLMSFVSRKNISFTGCMTQLFLFCFFVISESFILSAMAYDRYVAICNPLLYTVTMSPQVCLLLLLGAYGMGFAGAMAHTGSIMNLNFCADNLLNHFMCDILPLLELSCNSSYMNELVVFIVVAVDIGMPMVTIFISYVLILSSLLHISSTEGSSKAFSTCSSHIIVVSLFFGSGAFMYLKPPSILPLEQGKVSSLFYTIIVPMLNPLIYSLRNKDVKVALRRTLSRKVFS comes from the coding sequence ATGGCAGCCAAAAACTCTTCTGTGACAGAGTTTATCCTCAAAGGCTTAACCGACCAGCTGGGACTCCGGATCCCCCTCTTCTTCCTGTTTCTGGGTTTCTACATGGTCACCGTGGTGGGGAACCTGGGCTTGATAACCCTGATTGGGCTGACCTCTCACCTGCACActcccatgtacttcttcctcttTAACCTCTCTTTAATAGATTTCTGTTTCTCCACTACCAtcactcccaaaatgctgatgaGTTTTGTCTCAAGGAAGAACATTTCCTTCACAGGGTGTATGACTCAGctctttctcttctgcttcttTGTCATCTCTGAGTCTTTCATCCTGTCAGCGATGGCGTATGACCGCTACGTGGCCATCTGTAACCCACTGTTGTACACGGTCACCATGTCTCCCCAGGTGTGTTTGCTCCTTTTGTTGGGTGCCTATGGGATGGGGTTTGCTGGGGCCATGGCCCACACAGGAAGCATAATGAACCTGAACTTCTGTGCTGACAACCTTCTCAATCATTTCATGTGTGACATCCTTCCTCTCCTTGAACTCTCCTGCAACAGCTCTTACATGAATGAGCTGGTGGTCTTTATTGTGGTGGCTGTTGACATTGGAATGCCCATGGTCACTATCTTTATTTCTTATGTCCTCATCCTCTCCAGCCTTCTACACATCAGTTCTACAGAAGGCAGTTCCAAAGCCTTTAGTACTTGCAGTTCCCACATAATTgtagtttctcttttctttggttCTGGTGCTTTCATGTATCTCAAACCCCCTTCCATCCTGCCCCTTGAGCAAGGGAAAGTGTCCTCCCTGTTCTATACCATAATAGTCCCCATGTTAAACCCATTAATCTATAGCTTGAGGAACAAGGATGTCAAAGTTGCCCTGAGGAGAACTTTAAGCAGAAAAGTCTTTTCTTAA